The window TCCGGAGCGCCGGACACACGGCGCGTAGCTACGCCGTCGACGTCTCGGACCCCGGCTCGGTCTCGGCCGCCGTCGAATCCGCTGCGGGCGACCTGGGACGCCCGCAGGTCCTGGTCAATTGCGCCGGCATCGGTGGCTTCGGTCATAGCCATGAACTCGCGTTCGACGAATGGCAGCGCATTATCGCGGTGAACCTCACGGGCACGTTCCTCATGTGTCAGTCGGCGCTGCCCCACATGCTCGACGGCGGCGGCGCCATCGTGAACATCGCCTCGAACGCGGGAGTCCACGGCATCGCCTATAGCGCCGCCTACTGCGCCTCGAAGGGCGGCGTCGTGCAACTCACCCGCGCGCTCTGCGAGGAATACGTGTCGCGAGGGATCCGCGTGAATGCGATCGCGCCCGGCGGAATCGATACGCCGATGCAGAAGGGCTTCCGCATGCCCGAAGGCGCGGATCTCTCTCGATTCGCAAAGATTCGGTCGGCACTCGGGAACAGCCAGCCCGAAGAGATCGCGGGACTGATCGCCTTCGTCGCGTCCGACGAGGGGCGCTACGTCGCAGGCGCCGTGCTCTCCATGGACGGCGGGATCACCGCGTAGCGGCCTCGAGCCGTCGTCAGGCCCAGTAGCCGGCGACCCAGACACCGCCCGACCCCCTCGTGTTCCAGAGCCCGGGGACCCACTCCCGCTTGCCGGCCGGAGGGAGCGCCCAGGCTCCGGAGACCCACCT of the Candidatus Binatia bacterium genome contains:
- a CDS encoding SDR family NAD(P)-dependent oxidoreductase; this encodes MSTPRFQNRTALVTGAGSGLGRATAARLAGEGAQVACLDLSAETAEKTAEDIRSAGHTARSYAVDVSDPGSVSAAVESAAGDLGRPQVLVNCAGIGGFGHSHELAFDEWQRIIAVNLTGTFLMCQSALPHMLDGGGAIVNIASNAGVHGIAYSAAYCASKGGVVQLTRALCEEYVSRGIRVNAIAPGGIDTPMQKGFRMPEGADLSRFAKIRSALGNSQPEEIAGLIAFVASDEGRYVAGAVLSMDGGITA